From a region of the Mercurialis annua linkage group LG1-X, ddMerAnnu1.2, whole genome shotgun sequence genome:
- the LOC126665010 gene encoding uncharacterized protein LOC126665010, with the protein MAVVSLPLAKPAIFLKNSGIFFFKRTNRSFPKIRGSYSSPCFFTGGSSSPEDHGNSFPLRTIGSHLLATATTGPSGLATATAGLPFSTPTFSAASMVPAPGVAAFLPSPVFMSPAAATSLVSLLAAAPSRTPSSRGLFQHQRPLSGFVASEPSQLLASSHDVSRTQQLANQFSGSGSVPTDLETAGSFLEAAAVSYPPPSCRQPLAAISIDNSRQQPSGSQ; encoded by the coding sequence ATGGCAGTAGTCTCTTTGCCTCTGGCAAAGCCAgctatttttctcaaaaacagCGGCATCTTCTTTTTCAAGAGGACCAATCGTTCATTCCCCAAGATCAGAGGCAGCTATTCATCCCCTTGTTTCTTCACCGGTGGCAGCAGCTCACCTGAAGACCACGGCAACAGCTTTCCTCTAAGAACGATCGGTTCTCATCTTCTGGCCACGGCGACAACAGGTCCCTCCGGTTTGGCCACGGCGACAGCGGGTCTTCCTTTCTCCACGCCGACGTTTTCAGCGGCTTCTATGGTACCAGCTCCAGGTGTGGCGGCTTTCTTGCCATCGCCGGTTTTCATGTCACCAGCGGCTGCCACCTCGCTGGTGTCTTTATTAGCAGCAGCGCCGTCTCGCACACCCAGCAGCAGAGGCCTCTTCCAGCACCAGCGACCTCTTAGCGGATTCGTCGCCAGCGAACCCAGCCAGCTCCTCGCCAGCAGCCACGACGTCTCACGCACCCAGCAGCTCGCCAACCAGTTCAGCGGCTCCGGCTCAGTTCCTACAGATTTGGAGACGGCGGGTTCCTTCTTGGAAGCGGCGGCGGTATCTTATCCTCCCCCCAGCTGCCGTCAGCCATTAGCAGCTATCTCCATTGACAACAGCCGACAGCAACCCAGCGGAAGTCAGTAG